The genomic interval GGCAGAATTCTGCCCTTTTACTACATAAGGGTTGATGGGGAGCTAAGGAGCATATCCGCAAAGAAGAGGCACGAAAGAATCAGAAGCGTGCTTTCAAGGCTTTCTGAGGCTGCAAAGTTCATGCCTGAGTATCTTCCGCAGAAGATACTTGAGGAGAGAAGGCTTCCACGCATAGGGGAGAGCCTGTATCTTCTCCATAAGCCTGTAGGCTTTTCTGAGGAGGAGCTAAACAGCTTTTCCACTCCTTTCCAGAAAAGGCTTATCTACGAAGAGCTTTTTCTTTTCCAGCTTGCCCTATACATTATAAGGTCTCAGGTTAAAGCCCTGCCGGCTATAGCCCTGAAAAATCCAGAAAAGAGCATAGAGGAGTTTTTGAGGTCTCTTCCCTTCAGACCCACCCAGGCACAGAGGAGAGTCATAGGGGAGATGCTTCAGGATATAAAAAGCTCAAAACCCATGAACAGGCTTCTGCAGGGCGATGTGGGCAGTGGAAAGACGCTGGTTGCCATGGCTCTTGCCTATACCTTTGCAAAGGAGGGCTATCAGAGTGCCATAATGGTGCCCACTGAAATACTGGCAGGTCAACACTACGAAAACTTTAAAAGGTTCCTTGAACCACTGGGTGTTCAGGTGGGTCTTCTCACTGGCTCTGTAAGGGCTTCTGTTAGAAGGAGCCTTCTCCATCATGTAAGCAGGGGAAACATAAGCGTGCTAATAGGCACCCATGCCCTCATTCAGGAAGGTGTGGAGTTTCACAGGCTTGCCCTTGTTGTTGTGGACGAACAGCACCGCTTTGGCGTCATGCAGAGAAGGCTTCTTCTTGAGAAGGGAAAGGGCTTTTACCCACACTGCCTGGTGATGAGTGCAACGCCCATACCAAGAACTCTCGCCCTTTCTCTTTATGGAGACCTTGACCTTTCTGTTATAGACCAGATGCCTTCCGGTAGAAGGCCTGTGATAACAAAACTACTTTTTGATTCAGAGTTTAATAAAGTCCTTCAGGCAGTCAGGGATGAGCTTTCAAAGGGCAACAAAGTGTATGTTATATACCCTCTTATAGAGGAGTCGGAGAGCCTTGAGCTCAAGTCTGCAGTCAAAGAATATGAGAGATGGAAAGGGCTTCTGCCCGGCAGGGAGGTGCTCCTGCTTCATGGCAGGCTCAGGGATGAGGAGAAGAAAGAGGTGATGGAAAGGTTCAGGAGTGGGGGTGATGTGCTTGTTTCCACCACAGTGGTGGAGGTTGGCGTGGATGTGCCAGAGGCAACCCTTATGGTTGTTGAGTCTGCTCAACGCTTTGGGCTGTCCCAGCTACACCAGCTCAGAGGAAGAGTGGGAAGGTCGGACAGGCAGGCCTTCTGTTATCTCCTTGTGCCCGATGAGCTAAAAACAGACAGGGAGGCCATGAGGAGGTTGAGAGTTCTTGTGAGGTCCAACGATGGCTTTGAGATCGCTGAAGAAGACCTCAGGCTCCGTGGACCCGGTGAACTTCTTGGCGTATCCCAGTCTGGATACTTCGGCTTTATGGTGGCAAATCTGGCGAGGGCTCAGGACAGAGCCATACTTGAGCTTGCCAGGGAGGATGCAAGAAGGCTACTGGAAGGGGACCCACGCCTTGAAAGGCATACAGACCTCAAAAGGGTTCTGCTCCACCGCTACGGAGACAGAATGGACCTTTTCTACGTTGCCTGAAAGGCAGGCGTGCAGAGAAGAAACCTGAGCCCAAAGTAGAGCCTCCATACGTGGAAGCTGTATGTGTAGGCATACAGGCTGTAGCTTCCCTTTTCTACGACTGACTCCCTTATGGACCTCTGGTCAAAGACCTTGTAAACCTCACCGTCCTTTAAGAGAAAGATAAGAACCCTCCTTTCAAAAAAACTGACGCTGAGGACTGCTGGAGCCCTGAAGCCCTCACCGGGAAAGAAAAAGCCGCTGCTTGAGTAGGCATAAACCTGTGGGGGCATTTTTCCTACAAAGGGTATGAGGTTCTTAGCCTCAAAGCTACCACACTGGCCTGAATAGTAGAGGTTTTTCCTCTTTCCCAGGGTAAAACTGTAGTTCGGTATGTCAAACTTCCAGAGAGATATAACGATTGGCATATCAGAGGCGAGGGGGCTGCATGGAATCTGTTCCATGACTGAGTATGGGTCTGAAGGCTCATGAAAGGAAAGCCTTTTCGGTATGTATTCAAAGGAAAAGTAGGCAAGCCATTTCCAGAGCCCCATGTCCCTGTAGCCTCTTGCCTTATCTTCAAGATAGCAGGCGTGTAGTCCTCTCTTGCTCAGTTCCTCCTCAAGCTTAACCGGGTTACCTAAGGGGCTGTTGTATACGCTCCGTGGGTTGACTGCACAAGCACACTGCTTCTGGAAGGGGATGGGAGCAGGAGAGGTTATAGAGTAGTTTACATGCTCCACATAGGTGGCAGGCAGGCAGTGGTAGAGAAAAAAGCCAGCTACATAAAGGCTAAGCAATAATCTAATAACTCCCGGGCATCTCTTCCTCCACCTTGTTCAGATTTTTGAGCCTGTATATGTAAAACCTCCTTATCTCCCTGCCTCTCCAGAATATGGGAAGTTCCCTTTCCTCAATTATACCCTCACTTGCCCTGAGCACCCTTTCATCTATGGGTCTGTAGTCCACAAATATGGCATCCCCCTCGTAGTCTTTCTCCCACAGGTCATACTGGTTCATCCTCCTTCCCAGGTTTATGCAGTAGGTTCTGGGATTTCCCTCCACATAGAAGGCAAGCTCTGCGCTTATCTGATAGTGTGGGCTAACTATTTTTTCACCCTTTTCTCTCATTTCAGAGACAGTCCTACCAAGCTCAGACCATCCAATGCCAATCTTTGTAGGGTCCCTCTGCGGTGGAAGGATACCCCCAAGCCCTATCCGGTCAAGCAGTGGAGTAAAGTGTAGAAAGATAAAAAGCAAAAGGCTGAGAAGGTATGCGGGGACAAGTAACATGCTCCTTGAAAGAAAGGTGCTAACCAGCACAAGGGCAGAAAAGTAGGCAAAGCCAGACCAGTTTGCCTCAACCTTCTTGAAAAGGGAAAGCCCAGCAAAGAAGAGAAAGGGAAGAAGAGAAAAGAGGACAAAAAAGGCTTTCTTTCTGTCCCCCAAACCCTTCAGCCAGATATAGGGCAGAAGAAGGAAGGGTATTACAGATAGAAGAACCAGCTGACCGCCCATAAACTCAAGAAAGGAGTCAATGTTAAAAAGCCCTGCAGACTTGCTGGCAAGTGTGGAAACATGTCTGAAGGAGACAAAATCATGCTTGTAGTTCCAGTAAAGCACTGGGAGGCTCAGACCTATTGCAGGAAGTAAGCTGAAATAGGGTCTGTAATCTTTCAGAAGCTCTCTTCTAAACAGGAAACCGTAAACAAGGGCGCATGGTAGTAAGAAAACTGCCGGATACTTACTGAGAAAGGTAAGCCCTCCCAGAAAGCCGGCAAATAGCCAGAGCCATGTGGAGTTTCTTTCAAAGGCAAAAAAAAGCACCATCACCGTAAGAGACCAGAAGAAGATAAGGGGTGCATCC from Aquificaceae bacterium carries:
- the recG gene encoding ATP-dependent DNA helicase RecG; this encodes MLTDRIEKARKLIGELSEGDYRRLGRTLGVGMYLFNLLKDSLEPSYLELLKDFDRLSLEKKKAILRSLEERLKHPLPSLEVDFSKVEKKPISAFFKPLEELKSLEEKEKRTLKALGIKDLYSALWFAPLRYEDRRLLHTIKTAKPGQKIALKLKVLSTGYDPKERYPAWVLCEDGTDRIYLRFRYKDQRPLYSFRRGQELVVYGRLKEFGGEKYMVHPEFLKEEDSGRILPFYYIRVDGELRSISAKKRHERIRSVLSRLSEAAKFMPEYLPQKILEERRLPRIGESLYLLHKPVGFSEEELNSFSTPFQKRLIYEELFLFQLALYIIRSQVKALPAIALKNPEKSIEEFLRSLPFRPTQAQRRVIGEMLQDIKSSKPMNRLLQGDVGSGKTLVAMALAYTFAKEGYQSAIMVPTEILAGQHYENFKRFLEPLGVQVGLLTGSVRASVRRSLLHHVSRGNISVLIGTHALIQEGVEFHRLALVVVDEQHRFGVMQRRLLLEKGKGFYPHCLVMSATPIPRTLALSLYGDLDLSVIDQMPSGRRPVITKLLFDSEFNKVLQAVRDELSKGNKVYVIYPLIEESESLELKSAVKEYERWKGLLPGREVLLLHGRLRDEEKKEVMERFRSGGDVLVSTTVVEVGVDVPEATLMVVESAQRFGLSQLHQLRGRVGRSDRQAFCYLLVPDELKTDREAMRRLRVLVRSNDGFEIAEEDLRLRGPGELLGVSQSGYFGFMVANLARAQDRAILELAREDARRLLEGDPRLERHTDLKRVLLHRYGDRMDLFYVA
- a CDS encoding glycosyltransferase family 39 protein, which gives rise to MTLVILFNLFMLLFRVIYVLYYPLDLTPEEAQYWDWSRRPDLSYYSKPPMVAYMNLLTRELLGVSELAVRITPIVLSFLLSILTYLFVRRVFDQRSAIIASTLPQLTVGFAINSILMTTDAPLIFFWSLTVMVLFFAFERNSTWLWLFAGFLGGLTFLSKYPAVFLLPCALVYGFLFRRELLKDYRPYFSLLPAIGLSLPVLYWNYKHDFVSFRHVSTLASKSAGLFNIDSFLEFMGGQLVLLSVIPFLLLPYIWLKGLGDRKKAFFVLFSLLPFLFFAGLSLFKKVEANWSGFAYFSALVLVSTFLSRSMLLVPAYLLSLLLFIFLHFTPLLDRIGLGGILPPQRDPTKIGIGWSELGRTVSEMREKGEKIVSPHYQISAELAFYVEGNPRTYCINLGRRMNQYDLWEKDYEGDAIFVDYRPIDERVLRASEGIIEERELPIFWRGREIRRFYIYRLKNLNKVEEEMPGSY